A window of the Flavobacterium sangjuense genome harbors these coding sequences:
- a CDS encoding PAS domain-containing sensor histidine kinase has translation MKNNSNKITLIYVLILMFMAIIGHKLFVIYFHESADESLLKYSYTKDLLYIVCSGLVLKFILYQNEMRNKSVFEKLQLTNIEIKESNERYDIVAKATSDTIWDWKMEDDSFIWNKGIQGVFGYKKEDIGSTSKWWFDRIHPEDSLKMSVKLYSFLEQKTEKWQDEYRFQCADGSYKYVFDRGFLVKDASGKPVRMIGAIQDVTKQKEEEQRLRLLETVITQTKDAVMITDIDTSKSAIPNIIFVNSAFTDMTGYPAEEVIGKSPEMFFGRKSDILEFDKLKTAIQEYKECFIETISYKKNGEEFWVNFSMIPVTDKEGEHSHWISIQRDVTEEKEKEKEREQLIRELTQNNKDLKQFSYITSHNLRAPLSNLTGLLNLIEDITIEDPELKEIITGFSKSTHLLNETINDLVKVIIIKDNPSIQKEKVLIKDVFENVFNQLSFLISVNKPILKIDLEDVTILDINKSYLESIFLNLLTNAIKYRDPSRQLRVNIGTKVVDDNLVITFKDNGIGIDLEKNMDKIFGLYQRFHNYPDSKGLGLYLVKSQVESMGGTISVASTVGKGTTFTIVFKYN, from the coding sequence ATGAAAAATAATTCAAATAAAATTACATTAATTTATGTCCTTATATTAATGTTTATGGCGATAATTGGCCATAAATTATTTGTCATTTATTTTCATGAATCGGCTGACGAATCACTACTTAAATACAGTTACACCAAAGATTTACTCTACATTGTTTGTTCCGGCTTAGTTTTAAAATTCATTTTGTATCAGAATGAAATGAGGAATAAATCAGTTTTTGAAAAACTACAACTTACGAATATTGAAATCAAAGAATCAAACGAGCGATATGACATTGTAGCCAAAGCGACAAGTGACACCATTTGGGATTGGAAAATGGAAGACGACAGTTTTATTTGGAATAAAGGAATTCAAGGTGTTTTTGGATACAAAAAAGAAGATATAGGTTCAACGTCGAAATGGTGGTTTGACCGGATTCACCCTGAAGACAGTTTAAAAATGTCGGTTAAACTCTATTCGTTTCTGGAACAAAAAACAGAGAAATGGCAGGATGAATACCGCTTTCAATGTGCTGATGGCAGTTATAAATATGTTTTTGACAGAGGATTTTTGGTTAAAGATGCCAGTGGAAAACCGGTCAGAATGATTGGAGCGATTCAGGATGTCACCAAACAAAAAGAAGAGGAACAACGACTTCGACTACTCGAAACGGTAATTACACAAACCAAAGATGCCGTCATGATTACGGATATTGACACTTCAAAAAGTGCCATTCCAAATATTATATTCGTCAACTCTGCTTTTACGGATATGACAGGTTATCCGGCTGAAGAAGTTATTGGAAAATCGCCTGAAATGTTCTTTGGAAGAAAATCAGATATTTTAGAATTTGACAAACTCAAAACAGCCATTCAGGAATATAAAGAATGTTTTATTGAAACGATAAGTTACAAAAAGAATGGTGAAGAATTTTGGGTTAACTTCTCGATGATTCCTGTAACGGATAAAGAAGGTGAACATTCGCACTGGATTTCAATTCAAAGAGATGTAACCGAAGAGAAAGAAAAGGAAAAAGAAAGAGAACAGCTTATTAGAGAACTGACACAAAATAATAAGGATTTAAAACAGTTCTCCTATATCACTTCGCACAATTTGAGAGCGCCTTTATCCAATTTAACCGGATTGCTGAATCTTATTGAAGACATCACGATTGAAGATCCTGAATTAAAAGAAATAATTACCGGGTTTTCAAAATCAACACATTTGTTAAATGAAACGATAAATGATTTAGTTAAGGTAATTATCATCAAAGACAATCCTTCAATACAAAAAGAAAAAGTTTTGATTAAGGATGTTTTCGAAAACGTCTTTAACCAATTGAGTTTCCTGATTAGTGTCAACAAACCTATTTTGAAAATTGATTTAGAAGATGTCACTATTTTAGATATAAACAAGTCGTATTTAGAAAGTATTTTTCTAAATTTACTAACGAATGCTATAAAGTATCGCGATCCGAGTAGACAATTAAGAGTTAACATTGGAACAAAAGTCGTAGACGATAACTTAGTTATAACATTCAAAGACAACGGAATAGGAATAGATTTAGAAAAGAACATGGATAAGATTTTTGGTCTATACCAACGATTCCACAATTATCCCGACAGTAAAGGATTAGGGCTGTATTTAGTTAAATCACAAGTAGAAAGTATGGGAGGAACAATTTCTGTCGCCAGTACTGTTGGAAAAGGAACTACTTTTACAATTGTTTTTAAGTATAATTAA
- the typA gene encoding translational GTPase TypA — translation MESIRNIAIIAHVDHGKTTLVDKIMYHCQLFRENENTGDLILDNNDLERERGITITSKNVSVVYKGTKINIIDTPGHADFGGEVERVLNMADGVCLLVDAFEGPMPQTRFVLQKAIDLGLKPCVVINKVDKENCTPEEVHEKVFDLMFELGAEEWQLDFPTVYGSAKNNWMSDDFRNMTTNIEPLLDMVVEHVPAPKVSEGTPQMLITSLDFSSFTGRIAIGRLERGELKEGMPISLVKRDGKVIKSRIKELHTFEGLGRKKVESVIAGDICAIVGIEGFEIGDTIADFENPEALQTIAIDEPTMSMLFTINDSPFFGKEGKFVTSRHIRDRLTKELEKNLAMKLGETDSADKFMVFGRGVLHLSVLIETMRREGYELQIGQPQVIIKEIDGKKCEPIEELTIDLPEHLSGRAVEFVTIRKGEMLSMEAKGERMIIKFNIPSRGIIGLRNQLLTATAGEAIMAHRYIGYEPYKGEIPGRNNGSLISMENGKAIPYSIDKLQDRGKFFVNPNDEIYEGQVIGENSRSDDMSINVTKAKKQSNVRSSGNDEKARIIPPIIFSLEEALEYIQKDEYVEVTPKSIRLRKIYLTENDRKRNKI, via the coding sequence ATGGAATCTATTAGAAACATTGCTATTATTGCTCACGTTGACCACGGTAAAACTACGTTGGTTGACAAAATTATGTATCACTGTCAGTTATTTCGTGAAAACGAAAACACAGGTGATTTAATTCTTGACAATAATGATTTGGAGCGTGAAAGAGGAATTACAATTACTTCTAAAAACGTTTCAGTTGTATATAAAGGAACAAAAATCAACATTATTGATACTCCGGGTCACGCCGATTTTGGTGGAGAAGTAGAACGTGTATTAAACATGGCTGATGGAGTTTGTCTATTGGTAGATGCTTTTGAAGGTCCAATGCCTCAAACGCGTTTCGTGTTACAAAAAGCTATCGACTTAGGATTAAAACCATGTGTGGTAATCAATAAAGTTGATAAAGAAAACTGTACTCCGGAAGAAGTGCACGAAAAAGTTTTCGATTTGATGTTTGAATTAGGTGCTGAAGAATGGCAGTTGGATTTTCCAACCGTTTATGGTTCGGCTAAAAACAACTGGATGTCTGATGATTTCAGAAATATGACAACAAACATTGAACCTTTGTTGGATATGGTTGTTGAACATGTGCCAGCTCCAAAAGTTTCTGAAGGAACACCTCAAATGTTAATCACATCTTTAGACTTCTCTTCATTCACCGGTCGTATCGCGATTGGTCGTTTGGAAAGAGGCGAATTAAAAGAAGGAATGCCAATTTCTTTGGTAAAAAGAGATGGTAAAGTTATAAAATCAAGAATCAAGGAATTGCACACTTTTGAAGGTCTTGGACGTAAAAAAGTAGAAAGCGTAATTGCCGGAGATATCTGTGCCATCGTTGGAATCGAAGGTTTTGAAATTGGTGATACTATCGCTGACTTCGAAAATCCGGAAGCATTGCAGACTATTGCAATCGACGAGCCAACAATGAGCATGTTGTTTACAATTAATGACTCGCCATTCTTTGGTAAAGAAGGGAAATTTGTGACATCACGTCACATCAGAGATCGTTTGACCAAAGAGCTAGAGAAAAACCTTGCGATGAAATTAGGTGAAACAGATTCAGCTGATAAATTCATGGTTTTTGGACGTGGAGTTCTTCACTTGTCAGTTCTTATTGAAACAATGAGAAGAGAAGGTTACGAATTGCAGATTGGACAACCACAAGTTATCATCAAGGAAATTGATGGTAAAAAATGTGAGCCAATCGAAGAATTAACTATCGACTTACCGGAGCATTTATCAGGTAGAGCGGTTGAATTCGTTACTATCCGTAAAGGAGAAATGCTTTCTATGGAAGCAAAAGGCGAGCGTATGATTATTAAATTCAACATTCCATCTCGTGGAATTATTGGTTTAAGAAATCAATTGCTTACGGCTACTGCAGGTGAAGCAATCATGGCGCACCGTTACATCGGTTACGAACCATACAAAGGAGAAATTCCCGGACGTAACAATGGTTCATTAATCTCTATGGAAAACGGAAAAGCAATTCCTTATTCAATCGATAAATTGCAGGATCGTGGTAAATTCTTCGTTAATCCAAACGACGAAATCTACGAAGGTCAGGTTATCGGAGAAAATTCTCGTAGCGATGATATGAGTATTAACGTGACTAAGGCTAAGAAACAATCTAACGTTCGTTCATCAGGTAATGATGAGAAAGCCAGAATTATTCCACCAATCATTTTCTCTTTAGAAGAAGCGTTGGAGTACATTCAAAAAGATGAATATGTAGAGGTTACGCCAAAATCTATTCGTTTGAGAAAAATCTATCTAACAGAAAACGATAGAAAACGTAATAAAATATAA